In a single window of the Desulfuribacillus alkaliarsenatis genome:
- the dusB gene encoding tRNA dihydrouridine synthase DusB, with translation MYIKDIHIDPPVVLAPMAGITNYPYRILAKEQGCGLVCAEMVSDKGLLYGNERTKRMLYVHPKERPLSMQLFGSDVNSFVEAARIVDDESDADIIDINMGCPVPKVTKPGGGCALMRDTEKAEEIIKAVVKAVKKPVTVKMRKGWDENNINVIELAKIAEASGASAITVHGRTRIQMYSGQADWDIIKDVVNNVSIPVIGNGDVTGPIEAKKLFEHTGCHGIMIGRAAQGNPWIFSSIKKYLEEGVLLAEPTAEQKVDTCLRHLDLLMEFKDEHIAVQEMRKHAAWYLKGLPKVANVRNDIMLANTRSELEKILRNFIFGIKTAK, from the coding sequence ATGTATATTAAGGACATACATATAGACCCGCCAGTGGTGTTGGCACCGATGGCTGGAATAACGAATTACCCTTACCGCATCTTAGCTAAAGAACAGGGATGTGGTTTGGTATGTGCAGAAATGGTAAGTGATAAAGGTTTATTATATGGGAATGAGCGTACGAAAAGGATGTTATACGTGCATCCAAAGGAACGGCCATTAAGTATGCAATTGTTCGGCTCTGATGTGAATAGCTTTGTCGAGGCAGCACGTATAGTTGATGATGAGTCGGACGCAGATATAATTGATATAAATATGGGCTGCCCAGTGCCCAAGGTTACTAAGCCTGGTGGTGGCTGTGCCCTAATGAGAGACACAGAGAAAGCCGAGGAAATAATTAAAGCAGTTGTTAAAGCTGTAAAAAAACCAGTAACAGTAAAAATGCGCAAGGGATGGGATGAAAATAATATAAATGTAATCGAACTGGCTAAAATTGCAGAAGCCTCGGGAGCAAGTGCCATTACAGTTCATGGCAGAACACGCATTCAGATGTATAGTGGACAGGCAGATTGGGATATTATAAAAGACGTTGTAAATAATGTTTCTATCCCCGTTATAGGTAATGGTGATGTAACGGGACCAATAGAGGCGAAGAAATTGTTTGAACATACAGGCTGTCATGGCATCATGATAGGTCGGGCCGCCCAAGGAAACCCGTGGATTTTTAGTAGCATCAAAAAATACTTAGAAGAAGGAGTCTTATTAGCAGAGCCAACGGCAGAACAGAAAGTTGATACTTGCTTAAGGCATCTAGATTTGTTGATGGAATTCAAGGATGAACATATAGCAGTGCAGGAAATGCGAAAGCATGCTGCTTGGTACCTGAAAGGGCTACCAAAAGTAGCTAACGTTAGAAACGACATAATGCTCGCCAATACGCGGTCCGAGCTGGAAAAGATATTACGAAACTTTATCTTCGGCATAAAAACTGCGAAATAG
- the folK gene encoding 2-amino-4-hydroxy-6-hydroxymethyldihydropteridine diphosphokinase, whose translation MDKIIMKDMQFYGRHGVLKEEEQLGQPFIVNIELYGNLQEAGKTDDLEHTINYGQVYLGVKEIVENRRFQLIEALAEAIASEILNVYDKVLKLKVQIQKPQAPIAGVFAYMGVEIIRAREATMAYLALGSNIGNRAMYIKQAIAAIDNLDACKVIDKASIYETKPQGNVNQADFLNTAIKVETTYAPSELLKQLQNIESKLHRVRTEKWGPRTIDIDILFYGQECIETVDLIIPHPRLEERDFVLTPMLELAPYLFHPRLNSTIEELHRKLTTNTANKFA comes from the coding sequence ATGGATAAGATAATCATGAAGGACATGCAATTTTATGGTAGACACGGCGTTCTTAAAGAAGAAGAGCAGCTTGGGCAGCCCTTTATTGTCAATATAGAGCTCTATGGAAATTTACAAGAAGCTGGCAAAACAGACGATTTAGAGCATACCATTAACTACGGACAGGTGTATTTAGGTGTAAAAGAAATTGTCGAGAATAGAAGGTTTCAACTCATCGAAGCCCTAGCAGAAGCTATCGCATCAGAGATACTTAATGTATATGACAAGGTGTTAAAGCTGAAAGTGCAAATACAAAAGCCACAGGCACCTATAGCTGGTGTCTTCGCATACATGGGGGTAGAAATAATAAGGGCTAGGGAAGCTACAATGGCTTATCTAGCGCTGGGTTCGAATATTGGCAATCGGGCTATGTATATTAAGCAGGCTATTGCTGCTATTGATAATCTAGATGCTTGTAAGGTTATAGACAAAGCATCAATTTACGAAACAAAACCCCAGGGCAATGTAAATCAAGCAGATTTCTTGAATACAGCTATTAAAGTTGAAACAACCTACGCTCCATCGGAATTGCTTAAACAATTACAAAACATTGAATCTAAATTGCATCGGGTGCGCACTGAGAAGTGGGGACCTCGTACAATAGATATCGATATACTTTTTTATGGGCAGGAATGTATTGAGACTGTAGACCTGATAATTCCACATCCACGTCTTGAGGAAAGAGATTTCGTATTAACGCCAATGCTTGAGTTAGCGCCATATTTATTCCACCCTAGGCTTAATAGTACAATTGAAGAACTACATCGGAAGCTAACTACGAATACAGCTAACAAATTTGCATAA